The Pseudanabaena galeata CCNP1313 genome includes a region encoding these proteins:
- a CDS encoding SufS family cysteine desulfurase: MTLTYEKTLAERVRADFEILNQEVNGKPLIYFDNAASSQKPKAVINAWKYYYEHDNANVHRGAHTLSARATDAYEGAREKIAKFVNAQSSQEIIYTRNASEAINLVAYTWGWANLKEGDEVILSVMEHHSNIVPWQLIAQRTGAVLKFLEPTSEGILSVEQFKSLLNPKTKLVSIVHVSNTLGCVNPVEEMIPLAHAQGAKVLLDACQSVPHMPIDVQALDCDWLVASGHKMCAPTGIGFLYGKRDLLLEMPPFMGGGEMIADVFLDHSTYAGLPHKFEAGTPAIGEAIALGAAVDYLTAIGMDKIHAYEQELITYLMDYLDDIPDIQIYGPRHDRAGLASFTIAHGIHANDLSAMLDQDGIAIRSGHHCTQPLHRFLGISGTARASVYFYNTKAEIDTFVASLKDAIAFFKNVMA, translated from the coding sequence ATGACATTAACCTACGAAAAGACCTTGGCAGAGCGGGTCAGAGCAGATTTTGAAATTTTGAATCAAGAGGTCAACGGCAAGCCCCTCATTTATTTTGACAATGCCGCTAGTTCGCAGAAGCCGAAAGCAGTAATCAATGCTTGGAAATATTATTATGAGCATGATAATGCTAACGTCCATCGTGGTGCTCATACCCTCAGCGCAAGAGCCACTGATGCTTACGAAGGAGCGCGGGAAAAGATTGCCAAATTTGTTAATGCTCAGTCATCTCAGGAAATTATTTATACCCGTAATGCCAGCGAAGCAATTAATCTAGTTGCCTATACTTGGGGTTGGGCGAACTTGAAAGAGGGGGATGAAGTGATTCTCTCAGTTATGGAGCATCACAGCAATATCGTGCCTTGGCAACTAATTGCTCAGCGTACAGGCGCAGTTCTCAAGTTTTTAGAACCGACTAGTGAGGGAATATTGAGCGTAGAACAGTTCAAATCCTTGCTCAATCCTAAAACCAAATTAGTTTCCATCGTTCATGTTTCCAATACTCTCGGCTGTGTGAATCCAGTGGAAGAGATGATTCCCTTAGCCCATGCACAGGGAGCCAAGGTATTACTGGATGCTTGCCAGAGTGTGCCACATATGCCGATTGATGTACAGGCTCTCGATTGTGATTGGCTCGTGGCTTCAGGACATAAAATGTGTGCGCCGACTGGTATTGGCTTTCTCTATGGTAAGCGTGACCTCTTGCTAGAGATGCCTCCATTTATGGGTGGTGGTGAAATGATTGCCGATGTGTTTCTCGATCATTCCACCTATGCTGGTTTACCCCATAAATTTGAGGCGGGAACTCCTGCGATTGGTGAGGCGATCGCCCTTGGTGCGGCGGTGGATTATTTAACCGCGATCGGCATGGATAAAATCCACGCTTACGAACAGGAATTAATTACTTACTTGATGGATTATCTCGATGATATTCCCGATATTCAAATTTATGGCCCCCGCCATGATCGCGCAGGTTTAGCCTCATTCACGATCGCTCACGGGATTCATGCTAATGACCTATCGGCTATGCTCGATCAAGACGGCATTGCGATTCGTTCAGGGCATCACTGCACGCAACCATTGCATCGCTTTTTAGGAATTAGTGGGACGGCAAGAGCAAGTGTTTATTTCTATAACACTAAAGCCGAAATCGATACCTTTGTCGCTTCTCTAAAAGATGCGATCGCCTTTTTTAAAAATGTGATGGCATAA
- a CDS encoding adenylate kinase family protein has product MVRLVLLGASGSGRTTQALHLQALLNIPVISTSEILRLEMASGTDLGLEVKNFVEAGEFVPDLLMIAMMRLRLGMEDTQQGWILEGYPRTSFQAEELDFLLDELGCPLDHAIYLQASEETLMQRSRSRGGSDDTIEVIQKRIEQFLELTMPLLEYYGYKQKLLTIDSECDAATVSARLEHGINHLLK; this is encoded by the coding sequence ATGGTCAGACTTGTTCTATTAGGTGCATCAGGCTCAGGGAGAACCACCCAAGCTTTACATTTACAGGCTTTGCTAAATATTCCTGTGATCTCAACTAGCGAAATTTTGCGGTTGGAGATGGCATCGGGAACAGATTTAGGCTTAGAGGTGAAAAACTTTGTTGAGGCAGGGGAATTTGTTCCTGATCTACTGATGATTGCAATGATGCGCTTGCGTCTGGGTATGGAAGATACGCAGCAGGGATGGATTTTAGAAGGCTATCCCCGCACGTCTTTTCAGGCGGAGGAGTTAGACTTTTTGCTAGATGAGTTGGGCTGTCCCCTTGACCATGCTATTTATTTACAAGCTTCGGAAGAGACATTGATGCAGCGATCGCGATCGCGTGGTGGTTCCGATGACACAATCGAGGTAATTCAGAAACGGATTGAGCAATTTCTGGAGTTAACTATGCCTTTATTAGAATATTACGGCTATAAACAGAAATTGCTGACTATCGATAGTGAATGCGATGCAGCCACTGTCAGCGCTCGTCTAGAGCATGGGATTAACCATTTACTGAAATAA